The Flexivirga aerilata sequence TGGTCGGGCAGGTTGCCCAGCCCGTAGCCCTCGCCGCGCTGGGTGAGCGGCACCCCGACATACAGGCCGAGCAGGCCCTGCGGACCGTCCGCGGGCGGTTCGTCCTCGACGGTGATCGCGACGTTGTCGAGCCGGTCGAGCAACTCCTGCGGGATGGAGTCGAACGCGTCGCCGACGGCTTCCTCGAACTCGGCACGACTCATCGCGATCGGCATGGCGCCGAGCCTACGTGGCGCCGACCGATGAGTTTCGGCGTCGCCGATTGTCGATCATTGTCGACACCGGTGCGCAGCAGAAGTGACATGCTGACGAGGACCTGGAGAGGGAGCGTGGCGCATGACCCAGCAAGCCGTGACCGAGGACTTTCCGGCGGTCAGCGAGCGGTACCGGCGCGAGATCTTCGCGCACTGCTACCGGATGACGGGCTCGACGCAGGACGCCGAGGACCTGGTCCAGGAGACCTACCTGCGGGCCTGGAAGGCGTATGACGCCTTCGAACACCGCTCCTCGGTGCGCACCTGGCTCTACCGCATCGCCACCAACACCTGCCTGACCGCGCTCGACGGCCGGGCCCGCCGGCCGTTGCCGACCGGGCTCGGCCAGCCGAGCGTCACCGTCGCCGACCCCATCGTCGAGGACTCCGAGGTGCCGTGGCTGCAGCCGGTGCCGGATGCCGTCGTCGACACCGACAGCCGCGACCCGGCGGC is a genomic window containing:
- a CDS encoding metallopeptidase family protein, with the protein product MPIAMSRAEFEEAVGDAFDSIPQELLDRLDNVAITVEDEPPADGPQGLLGLYVGVPLTQRGEGYGLGNLPDHIYIFRGPLTRYSDSRVHLLEQIRVTVLHEIGHYFGIDDDRLHELGWG